The proteins below come from a single Eucalyptus grandis isolate ANBG69807.140 chromosome 3, ASM1654582v1, whole genome shotgun sequence genomic window:
- the LOC104440095 gene encoding LOW QUALITY PROTEIN: wall-associated receptor kinase-like 9 (The sequence of the model RefSeq protein was modified relative to this genomic sequence to represent the inferred CDS: inserted 2 bases in 2 codons; substituted 1 base at 1 genomic stop codon), with protein MLFMECHCTRGYRGNAYVDGGCKAECDPKRCPGTCVYKRGSFRCVGGGKTKFILIGVGASLGALLLCLXLWGLYKYIKKRKEIKLKEKNFTRNGGLLSESELSSEGHVKKNKLFNSKDLEKATNNFNEDRILGRGGQGTVYKGMLTDGKIVAIKKSKAIDEGKVEQFINEVIILSQINHRNIVKLLGCCLETEVPLLVYEFIPNGTLYQYLHDPKEEYXWDTCLXFATEIARALFYLHSAASIPIYHRDIKSTNILLDEKYRAKVADFGTSKSVSLDQTHVTTLVQGTFGYLDPEYFQSSQFTDKSNVYSFGVVLVELLTGQEPISSLREQEGRSLATYFIISMEENRLFNIVDAQVLKEGKKEEIASIANLAKRCLNLNGRNRPTMKTEGGERSTARRTSEESRDRGPGQKAVFKLEVHNDKDKRKAMKIISGFAGVDSIDINLKDQKLTVAGSMDPVELVGKLRKVFITEIISVGPVKRAQKKDNKDNKKDDRDEKTLGTLKAPPPPHPYYYARPSHPYFGPFHH; from the exons ATGCTATTTATGGAGTGCCATTGCACTAGGGGGTATCGTGGTAACGCCTATGTTGATGGAGGATGCAAAG CCGAATGTGATCCAAAGCGGTGCCCCGGGACTTGTGTGTACAAACGGGGCTCCTTTCGCTGCGTCGGTGGTGGAAAGACCAAGTTCATTCTTATTG GGGTTGGGGCAAGCCTTGGGGCACTACTTTTGTGTC GTCTTTGGGGGCTGTACAAATacatcaagaagagaaaagaaatcaagcTTAAAGAGAAGAACTTCACACGTAATGGCGGTCTTTTGTCGGAAAGTGAGCTATCTTCTGAAGGCCATgttaagaaaaacaaattgttCAACTCCAAGGATCTAGAAAAGGCTACTAACAATTTCAACGAGGATAGGATACTTGGGCGAGGTGGACAGGGTACCGTTTACAAAGGAATGTTAACAGATGGAAAAATAGTTGCTATTAAGAAATCAAAAGCAATAGACGAGGGCAAAGTCGAACAATTTATAAATGAAGTCATCATTCTCTCACAGATCAACCATAGGAATATCGTTAAGCTATTGGGGTGTTGCTTGGAGACAGAAGTCCCACTTTTAGTATACGAGTTTATACCAAATGGGACTCTATACCAATATTTGCATGACCCAAAGGAAGAGT CATGGGACACATGCCTATGATTTGCAACTGAAATTGCAAGAGCCTTATTCTACTTGCATTCAGCAGCCTCAATTCCCATTTATCATCGAGACATCAAGTCCACTAATATCCTCTTGGATGAGAAATATCGGGCCAAAGTGGCAGATTTTGGTACTTCCAAGTCTGTTTCCCTCGATCAAACTCATGTAACCACGTTGGTGCAAGGGACTTTTGGCTACCTAGATCCCGAGTATTTCCAATCAAGTCAATTTACAGACAAAAGCAATGTGTATAGCTTCGGAGTTGTTCTTGTTGAACTCTTAACGGGACAAGAGCCAATCTCGTCGCTAAGGGAACAAGAAGGCAGAAGCCTTGCGACCTATTTCAtaatttcgatggaagaaaatcgGTTGTTCAACATTGTAGATGCTCAAGTTTTGAAAGAAGGtaagaaggaagagattgcATCAATTGCTAACCTTGCAAAAAGATGCTTGAACTTGAATGGGAGGAACCGGCCTACAATGAAA ACTGAAGGCGGAGAAAGGTCCACAGCTAGGAGGACGAGCGAAGAATCTCGCGACAGGGGACCAGGGCAG AAAGCGGTGTTTAAGCTGGAAGTGCACAACGACAAGGACAAGAGGAAGGCCATGAAGATAATCTCTGGATTTGCAG GGGTCGATTCGATAGATATAAACTTGAAAGACCAGAAGCTGACGGTGGCGGGAAGTATGGATCCTGTGGAGCTCGTGGGGAAGCTGAGGAAGGTGTTTATCACGGAAATAATCTCGGTTGGACCGGTCAAAAGGGCTCAGAAGAAGGACAATAAGGACAATAAGAAGGACGATCGGGATGAGAAAACATTGGGTACCTTAAAAGCTCCACCTCCACCTCATCCCTACTATTACGCGAGACCATCTCATCCCTACTTTGGACCATTCCACCATTAA
- the LOC108957770 gene encoding uncharacterized protein LOC108957770 isoform X2 yields the protein MSMPTRLRLRCCLPDLPSRFSLTLATSALFPLSFLREVPLLVNANATDAVVAVASRAPPSPIKAPLAAPIHLLRPEGSHHRSRSPPMPSPPEALPMSSPPEFLKSEVGSSLGILCLLNPNHPETARVEAQFYVMVLRGEFKSQRK from the exons ATGTCGATGCCgacgcgcctccgcctccgctgtTGCCTCCCCGACCTGCCGTCGCGTTTTTCCCTCACCCTCGCCACTTCCGCTCTgttccctctttctttcctccGCGAAGTGCCCTTGCTTGTGAATGCCAACGCCACCGACGCCGTCGTCGCTGTCGCCTCTCGAGCCCCGCCATCGCCTATCAAAGCCCCATTGGCGGCTCCAATACATCTACTGCGTCCCGAAG GTTCCCACCATCGCTCCCGAAGCCCGCCCATGCCGTCGCCTCCTGAAGCCCTGCCTATGTCGTCGCCTCCCGAGTTCTTGAAGAGCGAAGTTGGTTCATCACTGGGGATTCTTTGCCTGCTCAATCCAAACCATCCCGAGACTGCAAGGGTCGAGGCACAATTTTAT GTTATGGTTTTGAGAGGAGAATTTAAGAGCCAAAGGAAGTga
- the LOC108957770 gene encoding uncharacterized protein LOC108957770 isoform X1, giving the protein MSMPTRLRLRCCLPDLPSRFSLTLATSALFPLSFLREVPLLVNANATDAVVAVASRAPPSPIKAPLAAPIHLLRPEGSHHRSRSPPMPSPPEALPMSSPPEFLKSEVGSSLGILCLLNPNHPETARVEAQFYCPRRLYNERCIIHGFSSLKHFSTILAVVIRIGHDLRRGVTWKIIAVASLGIATIVNTYSDQHLLLPSLSICQFFLLFVQV; this is encoded by the exons ATGTCGATGCCgacgcgcctccgcctccgctgtTGCCTCCCCGACCTGCCGTCGCGTTTTTCCCTCACCCTCGCCACTTCCGCTCTgttccctctttctttcctccGCGAAGTGCCCTTGCTTGTGAATGCCAACGCCACCGACGCCGTCGTCGCTGTCGCCTCTCGAGCCCCGCCATCGCCTATCAAAGCCCCATTGGCGGCTCCAATACATCTACTGCGTCCCGAAG GTTCCCACCATCGCTCCCGAAGCCCGCCCATGCCGTCGCCTCCTGAAGCCCTGCCTATGTCGTCGCCTCCCGAGTTCTTGAAGAGCGAAGTTGGTTCATCACTGGGGATTCTTTGCCTGCTCAATCCAAACCATCCCGAGACTGCAAGGGTCGAGGCACAATTTTAT TGTCCCCGGCGCCTATACAATGAGAGATGCATAATCCATGGGTTCAGCAGCTTGAAGCACTTTTCAACCATCCTTGCGGTTGTCATAAGAATAGGTCATGATTTGAGAAGGGGGGTCACGTGGAAGATCATCGCAGTAGCTAGCTTAGGGATTGCAACAATTGTCAACACTTATTCAGACCAACATTTGCTACTTCCCTCCCtctcaatttgtcaatttttcttgctttttgttCAAGTGTGA
- the LOC108957770 gene encoding uncharacterized protein LOC108957770 isoform X3, with amino-acid sequence MSMPTRLRLRCCLPDLPSRFSLTLATSALFPLSFLREVPLLVNANATDAVVAVASRAPPSPIKAPLAAPIHLLRPEGSHHRSRSPPMPSPPEALPMSSPPEFLKSEVGSSLGILCLLNPNHPETARVEAQFYTIRFIA; translated from the exons ATGTCGATGCCgacgcgcctccgcctccgctgtTGCCTCCCCGACCTGCCGTCGCGTTTTTCCCTCACCCTCGCCACTTCCGCTCTgttccctctttctttcctccGCGAAGTGCCCTTGCTTGTGAATGCCAACGCCACCGACGCCGTCGTCGCTGTCGCCTCTCGAGCCCCGCCATCGCCTATCAAAGCCCCATTGGCGGCTCCAATACATCTACTGCGTCCCGAAG GTTCCCACCATCGCTCCCGAAGCCCGCCCATGCCGTCGCCTCCTGAAGCCCTGCCTATGTCGTCGCCTCCCGAGTTCTTGAAGAGCGAAGTTGGTTCATCACTGGGGATTCTTTGCCTGCTCAATCCAAACCATCCCGAGACTGCAAGGGTCGAGGCACAATTTTAT ACAATACGTTTCATAGCGTGA